In Diachasmimorpha longicaudata isolate KC_UGA_2023 chromosome 4, iyDiaLong2, whole genome shotgun sequence, a single genomic region encodes these proteins:
- the LOC135161914 gene encoding uncharacterized protein LOC135161914 isoform X1, translating into MSMSRGNCSRLGLCILLLANTRMTSPWINYPILIVTFSVLASPTDVEFCGGHLMSPRGIIQTPNFPGPFSVPIKCRWVIDASDIPFGNSSIVIYLTQLYVYKGLKFTEYAYYESDSTNFGATLIKKVTERNVFEYRWLKTYRPYLVIDFKLDRLEGNHVRVLHDLLDVYGFNVTYEVTEADAKSNSCTVRDCSFAGNCILDPTYESFSCQCFEKFSGEKCSHGPLCIDDKRENMCRNGGTCKHIGAEAVRCLCSPGYTGNSCEIPVLNDTQGDCQDPTCIHQCPYSPEAQKPCGCTDRIPVYDKRARYECRIKLANFTAFRNGTNTQADSTEALLRKQLARYLRNANVSTVEDLKILNVTPSAEVTFHFFGVSDDGDRIREALNRLLQRKRLSDFTLESTHFTFQQKPSLRLQTLRVDEHEVRLGDQFVLSCIAQGSEGIKFSWYKDNMLVNISKSTREIWHRELPDDGSDVHTSLLTIDKATLLDAGQYTCRVADWGMEQCKNIHIDVRDEPDVKVVPMSATIERGSNLQLLCITPNMRSLGIGFGWTKNRALLKLEPGRQFWEDLYPAGSILKIINAQKSAIYTCNVAQRSMSVRVEVVNRTLIPICPRDNSWGLIWPETGPNSEALLDCPKGFIGPRVSRLCSMRDATTSVWQLPDFSECSYQPFIVPYSNFRSLTLGYQNTTGSKTIISLWEALRSRKLPLYPGEGDRLLGIIAMIEDYQSSINNLDDLYNSAEVLTRIVNRILTDENSILTRDKQLLVQQLNLRNLEYWARLLIYPYKHLVLSSVVVDIQALHGTGDDWREHLLRVPVDDYMYPHWYSDRITIRLLESEIDTNNNRTFGGIVIVYKNITKFLPNMYVKELEDGTDLEYRFHSRLVTVALFPGLDDRSDSKIQIELRMRYLQNITGSWNVSCGVEDHSGSWDLNSCSATLIRDESSTQCLCTKPGTFAVFLTARATKDPLVHDNQTTFIVLLGCELCLLESTISSFILVFHLWKNRTWLNFLKLQCAAALVGAMGIFIYAIQSSLAESSYAIVAVTLEAFLLMAMSSPISQALIIYADLTQVRPSQQFQPTVIAVITGLPIICILTTELTHKSTGWRHESWWLIFGTGVFNIFISCVATMLLIFLLLYSGILCKAHVLMDQRAVKKKSIDGKIGLLHRAALTICGLIVMEAASILYVNSSAIIYHYFFGCISCLLGFVILFSYIGGGEIKLFVPILRRLRFADDVEIKSNSIKASSKPPDLDNEMTPQSTTILNGRACRPPREPTLSSTAIRYTTEIPLSHQKSSRMARRPDARISHTDDINLENYSTSPRKYHESRKYDKTNTPQQNQYCQRDIYDVNARIIQPHEPTKHANSRDIQTSTYADSITAECSTTVLCSADIETRMGLSALPDVTLATKSDTEHSNVELIPREVVNVIPDIASTGGRRQPDGEEKSEDIENCENTAGMLDRISHDLDYLLNRTGEEA; encoded by the exons GCAAACACTAGAATGACCAGTCCCTGGATCAATTATCCCATCTTGATAGTAACTTTCTCAGTTCTGGCGAGTCCTACGGACGTTGAATTCTGCGGTGGTCATTTAATGTCGCCAAGGGGAATAATTCAAACGCCAAACTTTCCTGGACCATTTTCCGTGCCCATTAAGTGTCGCTGGGTGATAGACGCATCGGACATACCATTTGGCAACAGTTCCATTGTTATTTATCTCACCCAGTTGTACGTTTACAAGGGCTTAAAATTCACCGAGTACGCTTATTACGAGTCTGACAGTACAAATTTTGGCGCCACACTCATAAAAAAAGTAACGGAGAGAAATGTTTTTGAATATCGTTGGCTGAAAACGTACAGGCCATATCTTGTTATTGACTTTAAACTGGACCGACTTGAGGGAAATCACGTACGAGTACTTCATGATCTTCTCGATGTTTATGGCTTCAATGTCACGTACGAAGTGACGGAGGCAGATGCCAAGTCAAATTCTTGCACGGTTAGGGACTGCTCTTTTGCGGGAAATTGCATACTCGATCCTACCTACGA GTCATTTAGTTGTCAGTGCTTCGAGAAATTCAGCGGTGAAAAATGCTCTCACGGACCACTTTGCATAGATGATAAACGAGAGAACATGTGTAGAAATGGTGGTACCTGCAA GCATATTGGAGCAGAAGCTGTGAGATGCCTCTGCAGTCCTGGTTACACTGGAAACAGTTGTGAAATACCGGTTTTAAACGATACACAGGGAG ATTGCCAGGATCCTACCTGCATCCACCAATGCCCGTACTCACCGGAGGCTCAAAAACCGTGTGGGTGCACTGATCGGATACCTGTGTACGATA AGCGGGCGAGATACGAATGCCGCATAAAATTAGCCAACTTCACGGCTTTCCGGAATGGAACCAACACACAGGCAGATTCTACTGAGGCATTATTGCGGAAGCAA TTGGCGAGATACCTCCGCAATGCGAATGTATCAACAGTGGAGGACCTCAAAATTCTGAATGTGAC GCCGTCGGCGGAAGTTACGTTTCACTTCTTCGGTGTCTCCGACGATGGGGACAGAATAAGAGAAGCCCTGAATCGTCTTCTTCAGCGGAAACGTCTCAGTGACTTCACATTGGAGTCAACACACTTTACGTTCCAGCAAAAACCTTCATTAAGACTCCAG ACCTTGCGGGTCGATGAGCACGAGGTGCGATTGGGGGATCAGTTTGTGCTGTCGTGCATCGCTCAGGGGAGCGAGGGGATTAAATTCAGCTGGTACAAGGATAACATGCTCGTCAATATCAGCAAATCCACgag AGAAATATGGCACCGAGAACTGCCAGATGACGGCTCAGACGTGCATACATCACTCTTGACAATCGACAAAGCGACTCTATTAGACGCGGGTCAATACACGTGTCGAGTGGCTGATTGGGGAATGGAGCAGTGCAAGAATATTCATATCGATGTCAGAGACGAGCCCGACGTCAAAGTCGTCCCCATGAGTGCCACCATCGAGAGAGGAAGTAATCTTCAATTACTGTGTATCACACCGAATATGAGGAGTCTTGGGATAGGCTTTGGGTGGACGAAAAATCGTGCACTGCTGAAGCTGGAGCCAGGACGCCAGTTCTGGGAGGATCTATATCCTGCTGGGAGCATTCTCAAGATCATCAACGCTCAG AAATCAGCGATCTACACTTGCAACGTAGCTCAGCGTTCGATGTCAGTTAGAGTCGAAGTGGTGAACCGCACGTTGATACCGATATGCCCTCGTGATAATTCTTGGGGTTTGATCTGGCCCGAGACTGGTCCCAACTCAGAGGCCCTTTTGGACTGCCCCAAGGGCTTCATTGGGCCCAGAGTGTCGAGGCTCTGCTCCATGAGGGACGCAACGACGTCCGTTTGGCAGTTACCTGACTTCTCAGAGTGTTCATATCAACCGTTCATAGTACCTTATTCCAAT TTTCGAAGTTTAACTTTAGGCTATCAAAACACAACAGGCTCAAAGACAATCATCTCACTGTGGGAGGCACTGAGATCCCGAAAATTACCCCTATACCCAGGGGAAGGTGATAGACTCCTAGGTATAATCGCGATGATCGAGGACTATCAAAGCTCAATAAACAACCTCGATGACTTGTACAATTCTGCCGAAGTGTTAACAAGAATAGTTAATAGGATACTGACCGATGAGAACTCGATATTGACGCGTGACAAGCAGCTCCTCGTCCAGCAACTCAACCTGAGGAATTTGGAATATTGGGCGAGACTTTTAATTTATCCTTATAAGCACTTGGTACTTTCGTCTGTTGTCGTCGATATCCAGGCGCTGCACGGGACTGGAGATGACTGGAGGGAGCATCTGCTGCGGGTGCCGGTGGACGATTACAT GTATCCCCATTGGTACAGTGATAGGATCACAATTCGCCTCTTGGAGTCAGAGATTGATACCAATAACAATAGAACCTTCGGGGGAATTGtcattgtttataaaaatattacaaaatttctGCCGAATATGTACGTCAAGGAACTTGA GGATGGAACGGACTTGGAATACCGTTTTCACTCTCGTCTAGTAACCGTAGCCCTATTCCCCGGCCTCGATGACCGCAGCGATTCGAAAATTCAGATAGAACTTCGAATGCGATATCTGCAGAATATCACTGGCTCGTGGAATGTATCCTGTGGCGTTGAAGACCACAGTGGGTCCTGGGATTTGAACTCGTGTTCAGCAACATTAATCAGGGATGAAAGCTCCACCCAGTGTCTGTGCACAAAGCCAGGAACTTTCGCGGTATTTCTGACTGCCCGAGCAACGAAAGATCCGCTGGTGCACGATAACCAGACCACGTTCATAGTTCTTCTGGGGTGTGAACTGTGTCTACTGGAGAGCACGATATCATCTTTTATTCTCGTATTTCATCTGTGGAAAAACCGTACGtggttgaattttttgaagcTACAGTGCGCAGCGGCACTCGTCGGGGCAATGGGAATCTTCATTTATGCCATTCAGAGCTCATTGGCTGAG AGTTCATATGCAATTGTCGCGGTGACGTTGGAGGCATTTCTCCTGATGGCGATGTCATCCCCAATATCTCAAGCTTTAATAATCTACGCTGATCTGACACAAGTCCGTCCGAGTCAGCAATTTCAGCCTACTGTGATAGCCGTGATAACCGGCCTCCCAATTATCTGCATTTTAACAACTGAATTGACCCACAAGAGCACCGGTTGGCGACACGAGTCCTGGTGGTTGATTTTTGGCACTGgggtttttaatatttttatcagcTGTGTTGCCACAATGCTCTTAATTTTTCTCCTGCTGTACAGTGGAATTCTGTGCAAAGCTCACGTCCTCATGGATCAGAGAGCTGTCAAGAAGAAGAgcattgatggaaaaattggattACTCCATCGAGCTGCACTCACTATTTGTGGGCTCATCGTAATGGAAGCCGCCTCCATTTTGTATGTCAACTCATCAGcgattatttatcattatttttttggatGTATCTCCTGTCTTCTG GGGTTTGTCATACTTTTTTCCTACATTGGAGGAGGAGAAATTAAGCTATTCGTTCCCATCCTAAGGAGGTTGAGATTTGCTGACGATGTGGAGATCAAATCTAATTCAATTAAAG CTTCATCAAAACCACCTGATCTGGACAACGAAATGACCCCCCAATCCACAACAATTCTGAACGGTCGAGCCTGCCGACCACCACGTGAGCCGACATTGAGCTCCACCGCAATACGCTACACCACGGAAATACCCCTGTCACACCAAAAATCCTCACGAATGGCTCGACGACCCGATGCCCGAATTTCCCACACCGACGACATAAACCTCGAGAACTACAGCACAAGCCCACGAAAGTACCACGAGTCGAGGAAATACGACAAAACAAATACTCCCCAGCAGAATCAATACTGCCAGCGAGATATCTACGATGTCAATGCCAGAATAATTCAGCCCCACGAGCCAACGAAACACGCGAATTCCAGGGATATTCAAACGTCAACCTATGCCGATTCCATAACTGCCGAATGCTCAACAACGGTATTATGTAGTGCCGATATTGAAACTAGAATGGGCTTAAGTGCCCTGCCAGATGTTACTCTGGCAACTAAAAGTGACACTGAACATTCAAATGTTGAATTAATCCCTCGCGAGGTTGTAAATGTTATTCCGGATATCGCCAGCACTGGGGGACGACGGCAGCCCGATGGTGAGGAAAAGAGCGAGgatattgaaaattgtgaaaataccGCTGGAATGCTAGATCGGATTTCACATGATCTAGATTATTTGTTGAATCGCACCGGCGAGGAagcatga
- the LOC135161914 gene encoding uncharacterized protein LOC135161914 isoform X2 yields the protein MMNGNANTRMTSPWINYPILIVTFSVLASPTDVEFCGGHLMSPRGIIQTPNFPGPFSVPIKCRWVIDASDIPFGNSSIVIYLTQLYVYKGLKFTEYAYYESDSTNFGATLIKKVTERNVFEYRWLKTYRPYLVIDFKLDRLEGNHVRVLHDLLDVYGFNVTYEVTEADAKSNSCTVRDCSFAGNCILDPTYESFSCQCFEKFSGEKCSHGPLCIDDKRENMCRNGGTCKHIGAEAVRCLCSPGYTGNSCEIPVLNDTQGDCQDPTCIHQCPYSPEAQKPCGCTDRIPVYDKRARYECRIKLANFTAFRNGTNTQADSTEALLRKQLARYLRNANVSTVEDLKILNVTPSAEVTFHFFGVSDDGDRIREALNRLLQRKRLSDFTLESTHFTFQQKPSLRLQTLRVDEHEVRLGDQFVLSCIAQGSEGIKFSWYKDNMLVNISKSTREIWHRELPDDGSDVHTSLLTIDKATLLDAGQYTCRVADWGMEQCKNIHIDVRDEPDVKVVPMSATIERGSNLQLLCITPNMRSLGIGFGWTKNRALLKLEPGRQFWEDLYPAGSILKIINAQKSAIYTCNVAQRSMSVRVEVVNRTLIPICPRDNSWGLIWPETGPNSEALLDCPKGFIGPRVSRLCSMRDATTSVWQLPDFSECSYQPFIVPYSNFRSLTLGYQNTTGSKTIISLWEALRSRKLPLYPGEGDRLLGIIAMIEDYQSSINNLDDLYNSAEVLTRIVNRILTDENSILTRDKQLLVQQLNLRNLEYWARLLIYPYKHLVLSSVVVDIQALHGTGDDWREHLLRVPVDDYMYPHWYSDRITIRLLESEIDTNNNRTFGGIVIVYKNITKFLPNMYVKELEDGTDLEYRFHSRLVTVALFPGLDDRSDSKIQIELRMRYLQNITGSWNVSCGVEDHSGSWDLNSCSATLIRDESSTQCLCTKPGTFAVFLTARATKDPLVHDNQTTFIVLLGCELCLLESTISSFILVFHLWKNRTWLNFLKLQCAAALVGAMGIFIYAIQSSLAESSYAIVAVTLEAFLLMAMSSPISQALIIYADLTQVRPSQQFQPTVIAVITGLPIICILTTELTHKSTGWRHESWWLIFGTGVFNIFISCVATMLLIFLLLYSGILCKAHVLMDQRAVKKKSIDGKIGLLHRAALTICGLIVMEAASILYVNSSAIIYHYFFGCISCLLGFVILFSYIGGGEIKLFVPILRRLRFADDVEIKSNSIKASSKPPDLDNEMTPQSTTILNGRACRPPREPTLSSTAIRYTTEIPLSHQKSSRMARRPDARISHTDDINLENYSTSPRKYHESRKYDKTNTPQQNQYCQRDIYDVNARIIQPHEPTKHANSRDIQTSTYADSITAECSTTVLCSADIETRMGLSALPDVTLATKSDTEHSNVELIPREVVNVIPDIASTGGRRQPDGEEKSEDIENCENTAGMLDRISHDLDYLLNRTGEEA from the exons GCAAACACTAGAATGACCAGTCCCTGGATCAATTATCCCATCTTGATAGTAACTTTCTCAGTTCTGGCGAGTCCTACGGACGTTGAATTCTGCGGTGGTCATTTAATGTCGCCAAGGGGAATAATTCAAACGCCAAACTTTCCTGGACCATTTTCCGTGCCCATTAAGTGTCGCTGGGTGATAGACGCATCGGACATACCATTTGGCAACAGTTCCATTGTTATTTATCTCACCCAGTTGTACGTTTACAAGGGCTTAAAATTCACCGAGTACGCTTATTACGAGTCTGACAGTACAAATTTTGGCGCCACACTCATAAAAAAAGTAACGGAGAGAAATGTTTTTGAATATCGTTGGCTGAAAACGTACAGGCCATATCTTGTTATTGACTTTAAACTGGACCGACTTGAGGGAAATCACGTACGAGTACTTCATGATCTTCTCGATGTTTATGGCTTCAATGTCACGTACGAAGTGACGGAGGCAGATGCCAAGTCAAATTCTTGCACGGTTAGGGACTGCTCTTTTGCGGGAAATTGCATACTCGATCCTACCTACGA GTCATTTAGTTGTCAGTGCTTCGAGAAATTCAGCGGTGAAAAATGCTCTCACGGACCACTTTGCATAGATGATAAACGAGAGAACATGTGTAGAAATGGTGGTACCTGCAA GCATATTGGAGCAGAAGCTGTGAGATGCCTCTGCAGTCCTGGTTACACTGGAAACAGTTGTGAAATACCGGTTTTAAACGATACACAGGGAG ATTGCCAGGATCCTACCTGCATCCACCAATGCCCGTACTCACCGGAGGCTCAAAAACCGTGTGGGTGCACTGATCGGATACCTGTGTACGATA AGCGGGCGAGATACGAATGCCGCATAAAATTAGCCAACTTCACGGCTTTCCGGAATGGAACCAACACACAGGCAGATTCTACTGAGGCATTATTGCGGAAGCAA TTGGCGAGATACCTCCGCAATGCGAATGTATCAACAGTGGAGGACCTCAAAATTCTGAATGTGAC GCCGTCGGCGGAAGTTACGTTTCACTTCTTCGGTGTCTCCGACGATGGGGACAGAATAAGAGAAGCCCTGAATCGTCTTCTTCAGCGGAAACGTCTCAGTGACTTCACATTGGAGTCAACACACTTTACGTTCCAGCAAAAACCTTCATTAAGACTCCAG ACCTTGCGGGTCGATGAGCACGAGGTGCGATTGGGGGATCAGTTTGTGCTGTCGTGCATCGCTCAGGGGAGCGAGGGGATTAAATTCAGCTGGTACAAGGATAACATGCTCGTCAATATCAGCAAATCCACgag AGAAATATGGCACCGAGAACTGCCAGATGACGGCTCAGACGTGCATACATCACTCTTGACAATCGACAAAGCGACTCTATTAGACGCGGGTCAATACACGTGTCGAGTGGCTGATTGGGGAATGGAGCAGTGCAAGAATATTCATATCGATGTCAGAGACGAGCCCGACGTCAAAGTCGTCCCCATGAGTGCCACCATCGAGAGAGGAAGTAATCTTCAATTACTGTGTATCACACCGAATATGAGGAGTCTTGGGATAGGCTTTGGGTGGACGAAAAATCGTGCACTGCTGAAGCTGGAGCCAGGACGCCAGTTCTGGGAGGATCTATATCCTGCTGGGAGCATTCTCAAGATCATCAACGCTCAG AAATCAGCGATCTACACTTGCAACGTAGCTCAGCGTTCGATGTCAGTTAGAGTCGAAGTGGTGAACCGCACGTTGATACCGATATGCCCTCGTGATAATTCTTGGGGTTTGATCTGGCCCGAGACTGGTCCCAACTCAGAGGCCCTTTTGGACTGCCCCAAGGGCTTCATTGGGCCCAGAGTGTCGAGGCTCTGCTCCATGAGGGACGCAACGACGTCCGTTTGGCAGTTACCTGACTTCTCAGAGTGTTCATATCAACCGTTCATAGTACCTTATTCCAAT TTTCGAAGTTTAACTTTAGGCTATCAAAACACAACAGGCTCAAAGACAATCATCTCACTGTGGGAGGCACTGAGATCCCGAAAATTACCCCTATACCCAGGGGAAGGTGATAGACTCCTAGGTATAATCGCGATGATCGAGGACTATCAAAGCTCAATAAACAACCTCGATGACTTGTACAATTCTGCCGAAGTGTTAACAAGAATAGTTAATAGGATACTGACCGATGAGAACTCGATATTGACGCGTGACAAGCAGCTCCTCGTCCAGCAACTCAACCTGAGGAATTTGGAATATTGGGCGAGACTTTTAATTTATCCTTATAAGCACTTGGTACTTTCGTCTGTTGTCGTCGATATCCAGGCGCTGCACGGGACTGGAGATGACTGGAGGGAGCATCTGCTGCGGGTGCCGGTGGACGATTACAT GTATCCCCATTGGTACAGTGATAGGATCACAATTCGCCTCTTGGAGTCAGAGATTGATACCAATAACAATAGAACCTTCGGGGGAATTGtcattgtttataaaaatattacaaaatttctGCCGAATATGTACGTCAAGGAACTTGA GGATGGAACGGACTTGGAATACCGTTTTCACTCTCGTCTAGTAACCGTAGCCCTATTCCCCGGCCTCGATGACCGCAGCGATTCGAAAATTCAGATAGAACTTCGAATGCGATATCTGCAGAATATCACTGGCTCGTGGAATGTATCCTGTGGCGTTGAAGACCACAGTGGGTCCTGGGATTTGAACTCGTGTTCAGCAACATTAATCAGGGATGAAAGCTCCACCCAGTGTCTGTGCACAAAGCCAGGAACTTTCGCGGTATTTCTGACTGCCCGAGCAACGAAAGATCCGCTGGTGCACGATAACCAGACCACGTTCATAGTTCTTCTGGGGTGTGAACTGTGTCTACTGGAGAGCACGATATCATCTTTTATTCTCGTATTTCATCTGTGGAAAAACCGTACGtggttgaattttttgaagcTACAGTGCGCAGCGGCACTCGTCGGGGCAATGGGAATCTTCATTTATGCCATTCAGAGCTCATTGGCTGAG AGTTCATATGCAATTGTCGCGGTGACGTTGGAGGCATTTCTCCTGATGGCGATGTCATCCCCAATATCTCAAGCTTTAATAATCTACGCTGATCTGACACAAGTCCGTCCGAGTCAGCAATTTCAGCCTACTGTGATAGCCGTGATAACCGGCCTCCCAATTATCTGCATTTTAACAACTGAATTGACCCACAAGAGCACCGGTTGGCGACACGAGTCCTGGTGGTTGATTTTTGGCACTGgggtttttaatatttttatcagcTGTGTTGCCACAATGCTCTTAATTTTTCTCCTGCTGTACAGTGGAATTCTGTGCAAAGCTCACGTCCTCATGGATCAGAGAGCTGTCAAGAAGAAGAgcattgatggaaaaattggattACTCCATCGAGCTGCACTCACTATTTGTGGGCTCATCGTAATGGAAGCCGCCTCCATTTTGTATGTCAACTCATCAGcgattatttatcattatttttttggatGTATCTCCTGTCTTCTG GGGTTTGTCATACTTTTTTCCTACATTGGAGGAGGAGAAATTAAGCTATTCGTTCCCATCCTAAGGAGGTTGAGATTTGCTGACGATGTGGAGATCAAATCTAATTCAATTAAAG CTTCATCAAAACCACCTGATCTGGACAACGAAATGACCCCCCAATCCACAACAATTCTGAACGGTCGAGCCTGCCGACCACCACGTGAGCCGACATTGAGCTCCACCGCAATACGCTACACCACGGAAATACCCCTGTCACACCAAAAATCCTCACGAATGGCTCGACGACCCGATGCCCGAATTTCCCACACCGACGACATAAACCTCGAGAACTACAGCACAAGCCCACGAAAGTACCACGAGTCGAGGAAATACGACAAAACAAATACTCCCCAGCAGAATCAATACTGCCAGCGAGATATCTACGATGTCAATGCCAGAATAATTCAGCCCCACGAGCCAACGAAACACGCGAATTCCAGGGATATTCAAACGTCAACCTATGCCGATTCCATAACTGCCGAATGCTCAACAACGGTATTATGTAGTGCCGATATTGAAACTAGAATGGGCTTAAGTGCCCTGCCAGATGTTACTCTGGCAACTAAAAGTGACACTGAACATTCAAATGTTGAATTAATCCCTCGCGAGGTTGTAAATGTTATTCCGGATATCGCCAGCACTGGGGGACGACGGCAGCCCGATGGTGAGGAAAAGAGCGAGgatattgaaaattgtgaaaataccGCTGGAATGCTAGATCGGATTTCACATGATCTAGATTATTTGTTGAATCGCACCGGCGAGGAagcatga
- the LOC135161944 gene encoding uncharacterized protein LOC135161944: MACESLQTVPMIGITERKSTGQLPPEDMPYWRDNPHITCGMLPTLRVLSSRGCECQRSVCLVPIDANTDSASHLQMTLLEAYCREIGIQVLRVRENDLRMAIGPEHRDISCVLLTREHFLESPE, encoded by the exons ATGGCCTGTGAGAGTCTGCAAACTGTACCGATGATTGGAATCACGGAGAG GAAATCAACTGGACAATTACCACCGGAGGACATGCCATACTGGCGCGATAACCCCCACATTACCTGTGGAATGCTTCCAACATTGCGTGTACTGTCGTCACGGGGCTGCGAGTGCCAGAGAAGCGTCTGCCTCGTGCCAATAGACGCCAATACAGATTCCGCAAGTCATCTGCAGATGACCCTGTTGGAGGCGTATTGCCGAGAAATTGGTATTCAAGTTCTACGAGTGCGTGAGAACGATCTGCGAATGGCCATAGGACCGGAGCATCGTGACATATCGTGTGTACTGCTCACGAGGGAACACTTTCTCGAATCACCTGAATGA